The following coding sequences lie in one Leucobacter allii genomic window:
- a CDS encoding pyridine nucleotide-disulfide oxidoreductase, producing MSTMRLAIVGAGPAGIYAADLLMKAERDFEVEIDLFEQLPAPYGLVRYGVSPDHPRIKGIITALRDVLDSGAIRYFGNVRYGRDITLADLERHYHAVIFSTGAIRDAGLDIPGIDAEGSYGAADFVSWFDGHPDVPRTWPLEATQVGVVGNGNVALDISRMLVKHADDLLPTEIPENVHAGLAANPIEELHLFGRRGPKYVKFTPLELRELGEVRDVDMVLDERDFEVDDAYADETLAKNKQVLVMTRVMNAWREEQRAREAGETAPASRRLHMHFWSKPVEVVTEDGRVAGLKIERTAPDGNGGVIDTGEFEVIPMQSLYRAVGYFGSPLDEIPFDDARGVIPNAQGRVLDLEGERIPGVYATGWIKRGPVGLIGHTKSDAMETLECLMEDRDAWWTPEVVAPEAIPELLHERGVPYTTIEGWHRLDAHELSLGEAAGRTRVKVVPREDMTRISRAE from the coding sequence ATGAGCACGATGCGATTGGCGATCGTCGGCGCCGGCCCGGCCGGCATCTACGCGGCGGACCTGCTGATGAAGGCCGAGCGGGACTTCGAGGTGGAGATCGATCTCTTCGAGCAGCTGCCCGCGCCCTACGGGCTCGTCCGCTACGGCGTCTCGCCCGACCACCCGCGCATCAAGGGGATCATCACGGCGCTGCGCGACGTGCTCGACAGCGGCGCCATCCGCTACTTCGGCAACGTCCGCTACGGGCGCGACATCACCCTCGCCGATCTCGAGCGCCACTACCACGCCGTCATCTTCTCGACCGGTGCGATCCGCGATGCGGGGCTCGACATCCCCGGCATCGACGCCGAGGGCTCCTACGGAGCTGCCGACTTCGTGAGCTGGTTCGACGGCCATCCGGATGTGCCGCGCACCTGGCCACTCGAGGCGACGCAGGTCGGCGTCGTGGGCAACGGGAACGTGGCCCTCGACATCTCCCGCATGCTCGTGAAGCACGCCGACGATCTGCTGCCCACGGAGATCCCCGAGAACGTCCATGCGGGCCTCGCGGCGAACCCGATCGAGGAGCTGCACCTCTTCGGCAGGCGCGGCCCGAAGTACGTCAAGTTCACGCCGCTCGAGCTGCGGGAGCTCGGCGAGGTGCGCGACGTCGACATGGTGCTCGACGAGCGCGACTTCGAGGTCGACGACGCGTACGCTGACGAGACCCTCGCGAAGAACAAGCAGGTGCTCGTCATGACGCGCGTCATGAACGCCTGGCGCGAGGAGCAGCGCGCTCGGGAGGCGGGGGAGACGGCGCCGGCGTCGCGGAGGCTGCACATGCACTTCTGGTCGAAGCCCGTGGAGGTCGTCACCGAGGACGGCAGGGTCGCGGGGCTGAAGATCGAGCGCACCGCGCCCGACGGCAACGGCGGCGTGATCGACACCGGCGAGTTCGAGGTCATCCCGATGCAGTCCCTCTACCGCGCCGTCGGGTACTTCGGCTCGCCGCTCGACGAGATCCCCTTCGACGACGCACGGGGCGTGATCCCGAACGCGCAGGGCCGCGTGCTCGATCTCGAGGGGGAGCGCATCCCCGGGGTCTACGCGACGGGCTGGATCAAGCGGGGCCCCGTCGGCCTCATCGGGCACACGAAGTCGGATGCCATGGAGACGCTCGAGTGCCTCATGGAGGATCGGGACGCCTGGTGGACGCCCGAGGTCGTCGCGCCCGAGGCGATCCCCGAGCTGCTGCACGAGCGGGGGGTGCCCTACACGACCATCGAGGGATGGCACCGGCTCGACGCGCACGAGCTCTCGCTCGGCGAGGCCGCCGGGCGCACGCGCGTCAAAGTCGTGCCGCGCGAGGACATGACGCGCATCTCCCGCGCCGAGTAG
- a CDS encoding polyprenyl synthetase family protein: MRLFRGAQDRKQAKALQEQLELLESELMEHLRFASPVADAPARYLMDAGGKRIRPMLTLLTSELGTGPNPLVRRAAQAVEMTHLASLYHDDVMDDAQLRRGVPAAQTVWSNSVAILAGDLLFARASSLVSGMGEEAILLQARTFERLCLGQLHETVGPQEGDEPIAHYIQVLADKTGALIATAARMGVMFGEGPVEYADPVMEYGERIGVAFQLIDDVIDLSPQKDRTGKRAGTDLRAGVATLPTLLLRERAAAGDTADAALLARIDAGVAAIREGADPGLLDPEVDALRAHEVTRETEHTARRWAREAVDALDALPKSNVKRGLERMADSIVNREG, encoded by the coding sequence ATGCGCCTCTTCCGGGGCGCCCAGGATCGTAAGCAGGCGAAGGCCCTCCAGGAGCAGCTCGAGCTGCTCGAGTCCGAACTCATGGAGCACCTGCGCTTCGCCTCGCCGGTGGCCGACGCGCCCGCCCGGTATCTCATGGACGCCGGCGGAAAGCGGATCCGGCCCATGCTCACGCTGCTCACGAGCGAGCTCGGTACCGGTCCCAACCCGCTCGTGCGCCGTGCCGCGCAGGCCGTGGAGATGACGCATCTCGCCTCGCTCTACCACGACGACGTCATGGACGACGCCCAGCTGCGCCGCGGCGTGCCCGCGGCGCAGACCGTCTGGTCGAACTCCGTCGCGATCCTCGCGGGCGATCTGCTCTTCGCCCGAGCCTCCTCCCTCGTCTCGGGAATGGGCGAGGAGGCGATCCTGCTCCAGGCCCGCACCTTCGAGCGGCTCTGCCTCGGGCAGCTGCACGAGACGGTCGGGCCGCAGGAGGGCGACGAGCCGATCGCGCACTACATCCAGGTGCTCGCCGACAAGACGGGTGCGCTGATCGCCACCGCGGCGCGCATGGGCGTCATGTTCGGCGAGGGCCCCGTCGAATATGCCGATCCGGTTATGGAATACGGCGAGCGGATCGGGGTCGCCTTCCAGCTCATCGACGACGTGATCGACCTCTCCCCGCAGAAGGACCGGACGGGCAAGCGCGCCGGGACCGACCTGCGAGCGGGGGTCGCGACGCTGCCGACGCTGCTGCTGCGCGAACGCGCCGCCGCCGGCGACACCGCCGATGCCGCCCTCCTCGCCCGCATCGACGCGGGGGTCGCCGCGATCCGCGAGGGCGCCGATCCCGGCCTCCTCGATCCCGAGGTCGACGCCCTGCGCGCCCACGAGGTGACGCGGGAGACCGAGCACACGGCGCGCCGCTGGGCACGAGAGGCCGTGGACGCGCTCGATGCGCTGCCGAAGTCGAACGTCAAGCGCGGCCTGGAGCGCATGGCGGACTCGATCGTGAACCGCGAGGGGTGA
- a CDS encoding class I SAM-dependent methyltransferase, with translation MTHPDTATKPAADVSAMFDEVSPRYDLINDVLTVGNDRLWRIATTRALAPRKGMRILDLAAGTGTSSAALAAHGAEVVAADFSEGMLAEGRRRHAGNALIDFVWADATALPFADDSFDAATISYGLRNVSDPRAALAEMRRVVKPGGRVVIAEFSTPPSPIVRGPYALYGRHVLPRVAGAINRDAAAAYRYLNESIEAWPAQDELAAWLREAGFERVAYRNLTFGIVALHRGFVPRQAPAVAEQPAAATKKPAAARKPAATKKPAAAKQQPAAAKTPAAATKSAAAKPATGGKTAATQPAEATQAAAARKPAAAKQPTAAKTPAAAKKPAAAKKPAAAKKPAAAKKPAAAKTPAAAKQPTAKKPAARKPADAAAEAAAARESNGETE, from the coding sequence GTGACCCATCCCGACACCGCGACCAAGCCGGCAGCCGATGTCTCGGCGATGTTCGACGAGGTCTCGCCGCGCTACGACCTCATCAACGACGTGCTGACCGTGGGCAACGACCGCCTGTGGCGGATCGCCACGACGCGCGCGCTCGCCCCGCGGAAGGGGATGCGGATCCTCGACCTCGCGGCGGGCACCGGCACCTCCTCTGCGGCGCTCGCCGCGCACGGGGCGGAGGTCGTGGCCGCCGACTTCTCGGAGGGCATGCTCGCGGAGGGCCGGCGCCGGCACGCGGGCAACGCGCTCATCGACTTCGTGTGGGCCGACGCGACGGCGCTGCCCTTCGCGGACGACAGCTTCGACGCGGCCACGATCTCCTACGGCCTGCGGAACGTGAGCGATCCGCGCGCGGCGCTCGCCGAGATGCGCCGCGTGGTCAAGCCGGGCGGCCGCGTGGTCATCGCCGAGTTCTCGACCCCGCCCTCGCCGATCGTGCGCGGACCGTACGCGCTCTACGGCCGGCACGTGCTGCCGAGGGTGGCCGGCGCCATCAACCGCGACGCCGCGGCGGCCTACCGCTATCTCAACGAGTCCATCGAGGCGTGGCCGGCGCAGGACGAGCTCGCCGCCTGGTTGCGCGAGGCCGGTTTCGAGCGGGTCGCCTACCGCAACCTCACCTTCGGCATCGTGGCGCTGCACCGCGGCTTCGTGCCGCGGCAGGCTCCCGCCGTGGCCGAGCAGCCCGCCGCGGCGACGAAAAAGCCGGCCGCCGCGAGGAAGCCTGCGGCGACGAAAAAGCCGGCCGCCGCGAAGCAGCAGCCGGCCGCCGCGAAGACGCCCGCAGCCGCGACGAAGTCCGCCGCGGCGAAGCCGGCCACCGGCGGGAAGACGGCTGCGACGCAGCCCGCCGAGGCGACGCAGGCTGCGGCGGCTCGGAAGCCGGCTGCCGCGAAGCAGCCCACCGCGGCGAAAACGCCCGCCGCCGCGAAGAAGCCCGCAGCCGCGAAGAAGCCCGCAGCCGCGAAGAAGCCCGCAGCCGCGAAGAAGCCCGCAGCCGCGAAGACGCCCGCCGCCGCGAAGCAGCCCACCGCGAAGAAGCCGGCCGCCCGGAAGCCGGCCGATGCGGCCGCGGAAGCCGCGGCCGCGCGCGAGAGCAATGGAGAGACCGAGTGA